The Skermanella pratensis genome has a window encoding:
- the glpK gene encoding glycerol kinase GlpK, whose amino-acid sequence MAQKAVHVLAIDQGTTSTRAIVFDSAGSPVATAQRELRQFYPHDGWVEHDLEDIWRDTTVVCRTALEEAGLTAAGISAIGITNQRETTALWDRATGEGLHNAIVWQDRRTAETCRRLHAEGAEALVAERTGLLIDPYFSATKLGWLLDHVPGARARAERGELCFGTIDSFLLFRLTGGAVHATDASNASRTLLFDIRTQDWDDELLRLFGVPRSLLPRVLDNSADFGTAEADFIGGPVPITGMAGDQQAATVGQACFEPGMIKSTYGTGCFALLNVGDKPVRSTNRLLTTTAYRLEGKPIYAVEGSIFVAGAAVQWLRDGIRVIADAAASERHASDLPDTQGVYMVPAFTGLGAPYWDPDARGALIGLTRDTGISHIVRAALEAVCYQTRDLMECMAADGGTRPSALRVDGGMVRNDWLMQFLADILELPVERPIVTETTALGAAYLAGLRTGVYASLDSVAAAWQRERLFEPAMSSADRARLYDGWRRAVRRVRSDLA is encoded by the coding sequence ATGGCGCAAAAGGCGGTGCATGTGCTTGCCATCGATCAGGGAACGACTTCGACCAGGGCGATCGTGTTCGACAGCGCAGGATCGCCGGTCGCCACGGCGCAGCGCGAGCTTCGCCAGTTCTATCCCCACGACGGCTGGGTCGAGCACGACCTGGAGGATATCTGGCGCGACACCACGGTGGTCTGCCGCACAGCGCTGGAGGAGGCGGGCCTGACCGCGGCCGGCATCTCGGCGATCGGCATCACCAACCAGCGGGAGACGACCGCCCTGTGGGACCGGGCGACCGGGGAGGGCCTGCACAACGCGATCGTCTGGCAGGACCGCCGCACGGCGGAGACCTGCCGCCGGCTCCACGCCGAGGGCGCCGAGGCGCTGGTGGCGGAGCGCACCGGCCTGCTGATCGACCCCTATTTCTCCGCGACCAAGCTGGGCTGGCTGCTCGACCACGTGCCCGGCGCCCGCGCGCGGGCCGAGCGCGGCGAGCTGTGCTTCGGCACAATCGACAGTTTCCTGCTGTTCCGCCTGACCGGCGGCGCCGTCCACGCGACCGACGCCAGCAACGCCTCGCGCACCCTGCTGTTCGACATCCGCACCCAGGACTGGGACGACGAGTTGCTGCGCCTGTTCGGCGTGCCTCGGTCGCTGCTGCCGCGCGTGCTCGACAACAGCGCCGATTTCGGCACGGCGGAGGCCGACTTCATCGGCGGTCCCGTGCCGATCACCGGGATGGCCGGCGACCAGCAGGCGGCCACGGTCGGCCAGGCCTGCTTCGAGCCGGGCATGATCAAGAGCACCTACGGCACCGGCTGCTTCGCGCTGCTCAACGTGGGCGACAAGCCTGTGCGCTCGACCAACCGGCTGCTGACCACCACCGCCTACCGGCTGGAGGGCAAGCCCATCTACGCGGTGGAGGGCTCGATCTTCGTCGCCGGCGCCGCGGTGCAGTGGCTGCGCGACGGGATCAGGGTGATCGCCGACGCCGCGGCTTCCGAACGGCACGCCAGCGATCTGCCCGACACCCAGGGCGTCTACATGGTGCCGGCCTTCACCGGTCTGGGAGCTCCCTACTGGGATCCCGACGCCCGCGGCGCCCTGATCGGGCTGACGCGGGACACCGGGATCAGCCACATCGTGCGGGCGGCGCTGGAGGCGGTCTGCTACCAGACCCGCGACCTGATGGAATGCATGGCGGCCGACGGCGGCACCCGGCCCAGCGCGCTGCGCGTGGACGGCGGGATGGTGCGGAACGACTGGCTGATGCAGTTCCTGGCCGACATCCTGGAACTGCCGGTCGAGCGGCCGATCGTGACCGAGACGACGGCGCTTGGAGCCGCCTACCTCGCGGGCCTGCGTACGGGAGTGTACGCCTCCCTCGACAGTGTCGCCGCCGCCTGGCAGCGGGAAAGGCTGTTCGAGCCCGCCATGTCGTCCGCCGACCGCGCGCGCCTGTACGACGGATGGCGCCGCGCGGTGCGGCGCGTGCGCAGCGACTTGGCATAA
- the ugpB gene encoding sn-glycerol-3-phosphate ABC transporter substrate-binding protein UgpB: protein MQRIHATIAVSAFALFAMAAATTAPAQAQTEIQWWHAMSGANNETVENLAKEFNATQSEYKVVPVYKGTYPETLNAGIAAFRARQPPHIIQVFDVGTGVMMGARSAIKPVAEVMKEGGESFDKSKYLAGIVSYYSAADGTMLSFPFNSSSPILYYNKASFRKAGLDPEAPPETWPEVFEAAKKIKASGQSCGMTTTWPTWIHLENFSAWNNLPYATDQNGLTSLTPELKINGPLNIRHFQTLADLQKDGTFQYGGRTSEAKAKFLNGECAMLPESSGGIGDMVKAGLDFGTGNLPYYTEAAGAPQNTVPGGASLWVFAGKPAADYKGVAQFFTYLSKTEVQSRLHQVSGYLPATMAAYEATKKEGFYEKNPGREIPIQQMMGKEPTENSKGIRLVNMPQVRDIQNEEIEALLNGRQDAKTALDNAVRRSNEAIKEAAKAYQ, encoded by the coding sequence ATGCAGCGCATCCACGCGACGATCGCCGTTTCGGCGTTCGCCCTTTTTGCCATGGCAGCCGCCACCACGGCCCCCGCGCAGGCCCAGACCGAGATCCAGTGGTGGCACGCAATGTCGGGCGCCAACAACGAGACGGTCGAGAACCTCGCGAAGGAATTCAACGCCACGCAGAGCGAGTACAAGGTCGTCCCCGTCTACAAGGGGACCTATCCGGAGACCCTGAACGCCGGCATCGCGGCCTTCCGCGCCCGGCAGCCGCCCCACATCATCCAGGTGTTCGACGTCGGCACGGGCGTCATGATGGGTGCCCGCAGCGCGATCAAGCCGGTCGCCGAGGTGATGAAGGAAGGCGGCGAGAGCTTCGACAAGTCCAAATACCTGGCGGGCATCGTCTCGTACTACAGCGCCGCCGACGGCACCATGCTGTCCTTCCCGTTCAACAGCTCGTCGCCGATCCTGTACTACAACAAGGCGAGCTTCCGGAAGGCCGGCCTCGATCCCGAGGCGCCGCCCGAGACCTGGCCGGAAGTGTTCGAGGCGGCCAAGAAGATCAAGGCGTCGGGCCAGTCCTGCGGCATGACCACGACCTGGCCGACCTGGATCCACCTGGAGAACTTCAGCGCCTGGAACAACCTTCCCTACGCCACCGACCAGAACGGCCTGACCAGCCTGACGCCGGAGCTGAAGATCAACGGTCCGCTCAACATCCGGCATTTCCAGACCCTGGCCGACCTGCAGAAGGACGGCACATTCCAGTACGGCGGGCGCACATCGGAGGCCAAGGCCAAGTTCCTGAACGGCGAATGCGCCATGCTGCCGGAATCGTCGGGCGGCATCGGCGATATGGTCAAGGCCGGCCTGGATTTCGGCACCGGCAACCTGCCCTATTATACGGAAGCGGCGGGAGCCCCGCAGAACACCGTCCCCGGCGGCGCGTCCCTGTGGGTCTTCGCCGGCAAGCCGGCCGCCGACTACAAGGGCGTCGCCCAGTTCTTCACCTACCTGTCGAAGACGGAAGTCCAGTCCAGGCTGCATCAGGTGTCGGGCTACCTGCCGGCCACCATGGCCGCCTATGAGGCGACCAAGAAGGAGGGGTTCTACGAGAAGAATCCCGGCCGGGAGATCCCGATCCAGCAGATGATGGGCAAGGAGCCGACCGAGAACTCGAAGGGCATCCGCCTCGTGAACATGCCGCAGGTCCGCGACATCCAGAACGAGGAGATCGAGGCCCTCCTGAACGGCAGGCAGGACGCCAAGACCGCACTGGACAATGCCGTCCGGCGCTCGAACGAGGCGATCAAGGAAGCGGCCAAGGCCTACCAGTAA
- the ugpA gene encoding sn-glycerol-3-phosphate ABC transporter permease UgpA, producing MSRRVVFPNRLLPYLLLAPQIAITLVFFFWPAFQAVRQSLYRDDPFGFSSRFVGLANFELVLSDPNYINSLKVTVVFSLSVAVVALVAALLLAVMADRVVKGKGIYQTLLIWPYAVAPAIAGMLWLFLFSPAMGTLAVMLQRAGVDWNPLLNGNQAMAMVVGAAAWKQISYNFLFFLAGLQAIPKSLIEAAAIDGAGPARRFWTIVFPLLSPTSFFLLVVNTVYAFFDTFGIIHAVTGGGPARATETLVYKVYNDGFVNLNLGASSAQSVILMVIVIALTVVQFKYVERRVHYA from the coding sequence ATGTCAAGACGCGTCGTCTTTCCCAACCGGCTGCTGCCGTACCTGCTGCTGGCACCCCAGATCGCCATCACGCTGGTGTTCTTCTTCTGGCCGGCCTTCCAGGCGGTCCGCCAATCGCTCTACCGGGACGACCCTTTCGGCTTCAGCAGCCGCTTCGTGGGGCTGGCCAATTTCGAGCTGGTGCTGTCCGATCCCAACTACATCAACTCGCTGAAAGTGACGGTCGTCTTCAGCCTGTCGGTCGCCGTCGTGGCGCTGGTGGCGGCGCTGCTGCTGGCGGTCATGGCCGACCGGGTGGTCAAGGGCAAGGGCATCTACCAGACCCTGCTGATCTGGCCCTACGCCGTCGCCCCCGCCATCGCCGGCATGCTGTGGCTGTTCCTGTTCAGCCCGGCCATGGGGACCCTGGCGGTGATGCTCCAGCGCGCCGGGGTCGACTGGAACCCTCTGCTGAACGGAAACCAGGCCATGGCGATGGTGGTGGGCGCCGCCGCCTGGAAGCAGATCAGCTACAATTTCCTGTTCTTCCTGGCCGGGCTCCAGGCGATCCCGAAATCCCTGATCGAGGCCGCCGCGATAGACGGCGCCGGCCCGGCCCGGCGATTCTGGACCATCGTGTTCCCGCTGCTGTCGCCGACCTCCTTCTTCCTGCTGGTGGTCAACACCGTCTACGCCTTCTTCGACACCTTCGGCATCATCCACGCGGTGACCGGCGGCGGACCGGCGCGGGCGACCGAGACCCTGGTCTACAAGGTCTACAACGACGGCTTCGTGAACCTGAACCTCGGGGCCTCCTCCGCCCAGTCGGTGATCCTGATGGTGATCGTCATCGCGCTGACCGTCGTCCAGTTCAAGTATGTCGAGCGCAGGGTGCATTACGCATGA
- the ugpE gene encoding sn-glycerol-3-phosphate ABC transporter permease UgpE has protein sequence MIERRPLGVLLAHFILIIGILIVAFPIYYTFVASTLTTPEIMAPPMPLVPGPHFLENYGGAFGGIGTIGGVGVGRLLLNTLVVALAIAVGKIIISILSAYAIVFFSFPGRMLFFWMIFITLMLPVEVRILPTYQVIVDLGLIDTYTGLTLPLMASATATFLFRQFFMTIPDELIEAARIDGAGPMRFFKDILLPLSYTNIAALFVILFIYGWTQYLWPLLITNDNNMNTIIIGLRKMISFVDADTQWNLIMAITILAMLPPIAVVVFMQRWFVKGLVDSEK, from the coding sequence ATGATTGAAAGGCGTCCTCTGGGCGTTCTGCTCGCCCATTTCATCCTGATCATCGGCATCCTGATCGTCGCCTTCCCGATCTACTACACCTTCGTCGCCTCGACCCTGACCACGCCGGAGATCATGGCCCCGCCCATGCCGCTGGTTCCGGGCCCTCACTTCCTGGAGAACTACGGCGGCGCCTTCGGCGGCATCGGGACCATCGGCGGCGTCGGCGTCGGCCGGCTGCTGCTGAACACGCTGGTCGTGGCGCTCGCCATCGCGGTGGGCAAGATCATCATCTCGATCCTGTCGGCCTACGCGATCGTGTTCTTCAGCTTTCCCGGCCGGATGCTGTTCTTCTGGATGATCTTCATCACGCTGATGCTGCCGGTCGAGGTGCGGATCCTGCCCACATACCAGGTGATCGTGGACCTGGGCCTGATCGACACCTACACCGGCCTGACGCTGCCGCTGATGGCGTCGGCCACGGCGACCTTCCTGTTCCGGCAGTTCTTCATGACCATACCGGACGAGTTGATCGAAGCCGCGCGCATCGACGGCGCCGGGCCGATGCGGTTCTTCAAGGATATCCTGCTGCCGCTTTCCTACACCAACATCGCGGCGCTGTTCGTCATCCTGTTCATCTATGGCTGGACCCAGTACCTGTGGCCGCTGCTCATCACCAACGACAACAACATGAACACGATCATCATCGGATTGCGGAAGATGATCTCGTTCGTCGACGCGGACACGCAGTGGAACCTGATCATGGCGATCACGATCCTCGCCATGCTTCCGCCGATCGCCGTCGTGGTCTTCATGCAGCGCTGGTTCGTCAAGGGCCTGGTCGATTCGGAGAAGTGA
- a CDS encoding sn-glycerol-3-phosphate import ATP-binding protein UgpC — protein MSEVGIRGVRKTYAGGFEAIKGIDCAVGDGEFLVMLGPSGCGKSTLLRMVAGLETISAGEVSIGGRVVNDLEPKDRDIAMVFQNYALYPHMTVYDNMAYGLKIRGMSKSGIEERVHKAADILELRPFLDRRPRQLSGGQRQRVAMGRAIVREPKVFLFDEPLSNLDAKLRTQMRVEINRLQDRLGITSLYVTHDQVEAMTLADRMMVMNGGIAEQIGTPMEVYHRPASTFVAGFIGSPAMNFLPAKLTPAGVELNGGHAVPLSEEMGMSGAAGREVTLGIRPEHLTLESGRGIGDIAVRVELVEALGADTVVHARLTSSGDPLLARLPGSARVATGDTLHFAITPGEVHLFDRQGGRRL, from the coding sequence ATGTCTGAAGTCGGTATCCGCGGCGTGCGGAAGACCTATGCGGGCGGTTTCGAGGCGATCAAGGGGATCGACTGCGCGGTCGGCGACGGCGAGTTCCTGGTCATGCTCGGGCCGTCGGGCTGCGGCAAGTCCACCCTGCTGCGCATGGTCGCCGGGCTGGAGACGATCAGCGCGGGCGAGGTCTCGATCGGCGGCCGGGTCGTCAACGACCTGGAACCCAAGGACCGGGACATCGCCATGGTGTTCCAGAACTATGCGCTCTACCCGCACATGACCGTCTACGACAACATGGCCTACGGGCTGAAGATCCGCGGCATGTCCAAGTCGGGGATCGAGGAGCGGGTTCACAAGGCGGCCGACATCCTGGAGCTTCGCCCCTTCCTGGACCGGCGCCCGCGCCAGCTCTCCGGCGGGCAGCGCCAGCGCGTCGCCATGGGCCGCGCAATCGTGCGCGAGCCCAAGGTGTTCCTGTTCGATGAGCCGCTGTCCAACCTGGATGCCAAGCTGCGCACCCAGATGCGGGTGGAGATCAATCGGCTGCAGGACCGGCTTGGGATCACCAGCCTGTACGTCACCCACGACCAGGTGGAGGCGATGACCCTGGCAGACCGCATGATGGTGATGAACGGCGGCATCGCCGAGCAGATCGGCACGCCGATGGAGGTCTATCACCGGCCGGCCAGCACCTTCGTCGCGGGGTTCATCGGGTCGCCCGCGATGAACTTCCTGCCGGCCAAGCTGACGCCGGCCGGGGTCGAGCTGAACGGCGGCCATGCCGTGCCGCTGTCGGAGGAAATGGGGATGTCCGGCGCCGCGGGCCGGGAGGTCACCCTGGGCATCCGGCCGGAACACCTGACGCTGGAGAGCGGCCGGGGCATCGGCGACATCGCCGTGCGGGTGGAACTGGTCGAGGCGCTGGGGGCCGATACCGTGGTCCATGCCCGCCTGACGTCCAGCGGCGATCCGCTGCTGGCCCGCCTGCCCGGCAGTGCCCGTGTGGCGACCGGCGACACGCTGCACTTCGCCATCACGCCTGGGGAGGTCCACCTGTTCGACCGCCAGGGCGGCCGCAGGCTGTAA
- a CDS encoding polyhydroxyalkanoate depolymerase: protein MLYQLYDLHHAAWYPVRLMAEATQTAFQNPFMPASYTRMGRTIAAGAELIERTTRRFGKPEFGLPTTKVDGVEVAVREVPVLRKPFCDLIHFVRDTDKVHPPVLVVAPMSGHHATLLRGTVQALLPEHDVYITDWLDARKIPLSRGKFDLDDYISYLIEFMGHLGPHTHVMAVCQPTVPVLCAVSLMAQNDDPNQPASMILMGGPIDTTAAPTVVTELAENKPLSWFERNVIQTVPAYYPGGLRQVYPGFIQLTGFMSMNLDRHVGEHVKLYQHLIQGDGDSAEQHRKFYDEYLSVMDLPAEFYLQTVENVFQKHSLPKGTMQWQGQRVDPSAIRHTAMMTVEGELDDISAPGQTRAAHQIVSSLPAEKRGDYLQKGVGHYGIFNGRRWREQIVPKVRDFMLTHDTSGRFAPPAQQQVAAE, encoded by the coding sequence TTGCTCTACCAGCTCTATGATCTCCACCACGCGGCCTGGTATCCTGTACGCCTCATGGCAGAGGCCACCCAGACCGCGTTCCAGAATCCGTTCATGCCGGCCTCTTACACTCGGATGGGGCGCACCATCGCCGCCGGTGCCGAGCTGATCGAACGGACGACGCGGCGGTTCGGCAAGCCGGAATTCGGCCTCCCGACCACCAAGGTCGACGGCGTCGAGGTGGCGGTCCGGGAAGTTCCCGTGCTCCGCAAGCCGTTCTGCGACCTGATCCATTTCGTGCGAGACACCGACAAGGTGCATCCCCCCGTGCTGGTCGTGGCGCCGATGTCCGGCCATCACGCCACGCTGCTGCGCGGCACGGTCCAGGCGTTGCTGCCGGAGCACGACGTCTACATCACGGACTGGCTCGACGCGCGCAAGATCCCGCTGTCGCGCGGCAAGTTCGACCTGGACGACTATATCAGCTACCTGATCGAGTTCATGGGGCACCTGGGTCCGCACACCCATGTGATGGCGGTCTGCCAGCCGACCGTGCCGGTGCTGTGCGCGGTCTCCCTGATGGCCCAGAACGACGATCCGAACCAGCCCGCCAGCATGATCCTGATGGGCGGCCCGATCGACACCACGGCGGCGCCGACGGTCGTGACCGAACTGGCCGAGAACAAGCCGCTGAGCTGGTTCGAGCGCAACGTCATCCAGACCGTCCCGGCCTATTATCCCGGCGGCCTGCGCCAGGTCTATCCCGGCTTCATCCAGCTCACCGGCTTCATGTCCATGAACCTGGACCGCCATGTGGGCGAGCACGTCAAGCTGTACCAGCACCTGATCCAGGGCGACGGCGACAGCGCCGAGCAGCACCGCAAGTTCTATGACGAGTACCTGTCGGTGATGGATCTCCCGGCGGAGTTCTACCTCCAGACCGTCGAGAACGTGTTCCAGAAGCACTCGCTGCCCAAGGGCACCATGCAGTGGCAGGGCCAGCGGGTCGATCCCTCTGCGATCCGGCACACCGCGATGATGACGGTCGAAGGCGAACTGGACGACATCTCGGCTCCCGGCCAGACCCGTGCCGCGCACCAGATCGTCTCGAGCCTGCCGGCCGAGAAGCGCGGCGACTACCTGCAGAAGGGCGTCGGCCACTACGGCATCTTCAACGGCCGCCGCTGGCGCGAGCAGATCGTGCCGAAGGTCCGCGACTTCATGCTGACCCACGACACCTCCGGCCGCTTCGCGCCGCCGGCGCAGCAGCAGGTCGCGGCGGAGTAG
- a CDS encoding sulfite exporter TauE/SafE family protein: MDQHTVLTMIDAGLQQCGVDFGRDGGLFASLFMAGLVGGWSHCAGMCGPFVLAQVAARLEGVPASRMTEFHRLTGAAVLPYHFGRATTYAGIGAAAALLAGGIGAVPGLRWVTGALLVFAALFFLGQALDGLLGRMPASGRGSGGGVRRWWADHVSGLAKPLFGRPTGWRGYGLGLALGFIPCGLLYGAVAAAAASGSSAAGAFGMAAFAAGTVPSLLAVGLAGHAAGRNFRGVVARVAPLIMAANAGVLGYMAWLMVA; this comes from the coding sequence ATGGACCAGCACACCGTATTGACCATGATCGACGCGGGCCTGCAGCAATGCGGGGTCGATTTCGGCCGCGACGGCGGGCTGTTCGCCAGCCTGTTCATGGCCGGCCTGGTCGGCGGCTGGTCCCACTGCGCCGGGATGTGCGGCCCGTTCGTGCTGGCCCAGGTCGCGGCGCGGCTCGAAGGGGTTCCCGCCAGCCGCATGACCGAGTTCCACCGGCTGACCGGCGCCGCGGTCCTGCCGTATCATTTCGGGCGTGCAACGACATATGCGGGGATCGGCGCGGCGGCGGCGCTGCTGGCCGGCGGCATCGGCGCCGTGCCGGGCCTGCGCTGGGTCACCGGAGCGCTGCTGGTCTTCGCGGCGTTGTTCTTCCTGGGCCAGGCGCTGGACGGGCTGCTCGGTCGGATGCCGGCATCCGGCCGGGGCTCCGGCGGCGGGGTGCGGCGCTGGTGGGCCGACCATGTCAGCGGACTGGCCAAGCCGCTGTTCGGACGGCCGACCGGCTGGCGCGGCTACGGCCTCGGGCTGGCGCTGGGCTTCATCCCGTGCGGGCTGCTCTATGGCGCCGTCGCGGCTGCGGCGGCCAGCGGCAGCTCCGCGGCCGGCGCCTTCGGCATGGCGGCCTTCGCCGCCGGCACGGTGCCGAGCCTCCTGGCAGTCGGGCTGGCCGGGCATGCGGCCGGGCGGAACTTTCGCGGCGTGGTCGCCCGGGTGGCTCCGCTGATCATGGCTGCCAACGCCGGCGTGCTCGGCTATATGGCTTGGCTCATGGTCGCCTGA
- a CDS encoding rhomboid family intramembrane serine protease translates to MRPPYATVSIVVLCILSFMVQGVLAAPAAWNFVLGFSMIPAVVTGARLLPPDVPSLGGAFSLLSSMFLHADIWHLAGNMLFLWLFGDSIEFALGHVRYGLFYLLCGLGGAGAEILHDPGSLDPVVGASGAISGLLAAAVMLHPRGWLTLVLPRRRIRLPVPVYVALGGWLGIQGVEAMAGDLEALVAWWSHLGGFVTGMILILPFRRFRGRFGAWR, encoded by the coding sequence GTGAGGCCGCCCTACGCGACGGTCTCGATCGTCGTCCTGTGCATCCTCTCCTTCATGGTCCAGGGGGTTCTGGCCGCGCCCGCGGCGTGGAACTTCGTGCTGGGCTTCTCGATGATACCGGCCGTGGTCACCGGCGCCCGCCTGCTGCCGCCGGACGTACCGTCGCTGGGCGGCGCCTTCAGCCTGCTGTCGTCCATGTTCCTGCACGCCGACATTTGGCACCTGGCCGGCAACATGCTGTTCCTGTGGCTGTTCGGCGACAGCATCGAGTTCGCCCTGGGCCATGTGCGCTATGGCCTGTTCTACCTGCTGTGCGGGCTGGGCGGGGCGGGCGCCGAGATCCTGCACGATCCCGGCTCGCTCGATCCGGTCGTCGGGGCGAGCGGCGCGATCTCGGGCCTGCTGGCCGCCGCCGTCATGCTTCATCCCCGGGGATGGCTGACCCTGGTCCTGCCGCGAAGGCGGATCCGCCTCCCCGTGCCGGTCTATGTGGCGCTCGGCGGCTGGCTCGGCATCCAGGGCGTGGAAGCCATGGCCGGAGACCTGGAGGCCCTGGTCGCCTGGTGGTCGCATCTGGGCGGTTTCGTCACCGGAATGATCCTGATCCTGCCTTTCCGGCGTTTTCGCGGGCGATTCGGAGCCTGGCGTTGA
- a CDS encoding peroxiredoxin, translated as MEHSTTGDYHIQTALPRLNALAPAFEAETTHGRLALEDYRGTWVVLFSHPADFTPVCTTEFIEFARMAPALKERNTELLGLSIDSIYSHLAWVQAIRDKFGVEIPFPVIADGNREVASLYGMINPEESSTETSRCLFVIDDKGVLRAMIYYPLTTGRNTDEILRLIDALQTTDRHRVATPANWRPGESVIVPPPRTVEDAEARKGLGYECTDWWFCKTTVPGPGSKG; from the coding sequence GTGGAACACAGCACCACCGGCGACTATCACATCCAGACCGCCCTGCCGCGCCTGAACGCCCTGGCGCCCGCCTTCGAGGCCGAGACCACCCATGGGCGGCTTGCGCTGGAGGACTACCGCGGGACCTGGGTCGTCCTGTTCTCCCATCCGGCCGATTTCACGCCGGTCTGCACCACCGAGTTCATCGAATTCGCCCGCATGGCCCCGGCGCTGAAGGAGCGCAACACCGAGCTGCTGGGCCTGTCCATCGACAGCATCTACAGCCATCTCGCCTGGGTCCAGGCGATCCGCGACAAGTTCGGCGTCGAGATCCCGTTCCCGGTGATCGCCGACGGCAATCGCGAGGTCGCGTCGCTCTATGGGATGATCAACCCGGAGGAAAGCTCCACCGAGACCAGCCGCTGCCTGTTCGTCATCGACGACAAGGGCGTGCTGCGCGCCATGATCTATTATCCGCTGACCACCGGCCGCAACACGGACGAGATCCTGCGGCTGATCGATGCGCTCCAGACCACCGACCGGCACAGGGTCGCCACCCCGGCCAACTGGCGGCCCGGCGAGTCCGTGATCGTCCCGCCGCCGCGCACCGTCGAGGACGCCGAGGCGCGCAAGGGCCTGGGCTACGAGTGCACGGACTGGTGGTTCTGCAAGACCACCGTGCCCGGTCCCGGCTCGAAGGGCTGA
- a CDS encoding MgtC/SapB family protein, whose amino-acid sequence MDFAEDFRTITPLSEMAFRLVMASFCGMVLGIDREIRGKSAGLRTHMLVALSSAGTTLVTLEIFEMLKAAGHSDMDPLRIVQGLAQAIGFISAGVIIQARRDVHGLTTAVNIWLCSAIGVGAGAGLHALALMVTLFAAVILTGLHFVEKWVFHRNRPDKGD is encoded by the coding sequence ATGGACTTCGCGGAGGATTTCCGGACCATCACGCCGCTGTCGGAAATGGCGTTCCGGCTCGTGATGGCGTCCTTCTGCGGCATGGTGCTGGGCATCGACCGCGAGATCCGCGGCAAGTCGGCCGGGTTGCGGACGCACATGCTGGTGGCGCTCAGCTCGGCCGGGACTACGCTTGTCACCCTGGAGATATTCGAGATGCTGAAGGCCGCGGGCCACTCCGACATGGACCCGCTGAGGATCGTCCAGGGGTTGGCCCAGGCGATCGGCTTCATCAGCGCCGGCGTCATCATCCAGGCCCGGCGGGACGTTCACGGCCTCACCACCGCGGTCAACATCTGGCTGTGCAGCGCCATCGGCGTCGGCGCGGGAGCCGGGCTCCACGCCCTGGCTTTGATGGTCACGCTCTTCGCCGCGGTGATCCTGACCGGGTTGCATTTCGTGGAGAAATGGGTGTTCCACCGGAACCGGCCCGATAAGGGCGATTGA